The genomic DNA CGAGCGTCCTCGCACTTCGGCGCGGCGAACTTCCGGGAACATTAAACTGCGACACGCGGGCGGCGGACTGTCCCGTCAACGTCCACACCGGCGCCCCGCGGGCGGTCGTGAAGCCCTACGCGGTCAAAGTGACCTACACGGACATGGGCCAGTGTGCCGTCGTGGTCCTGAAGCGGTGGGAAGAGAGTTAAGAGTTGGAAAAAGGAAAAGGTATTAATGGGAGACGGGGCCGGCGGAAGACATTCAGCCTAGCACGGGTTCACAATGAGCAATCGGAAGCGCGTCGTCATTACCGGGATGGGCATGGTCACGCCCATCGGCCATTCCGTGGCGGAGACGTTCGCGAACATCCTCGAAGGGCGGAGCGGGGCCGGTTACACGGCCCAGTTCGACGCCCGAACGTTCCCGACCAAGTTCTCTGCCGAGGTCAAAAACTTCGACCTGGGCAAGTTCATCCGCGACGCCGGTCGGTTCTCGAAGTGCGGCTCGAACACCAAATTCGGCCTGGCCGCCGCCAAGGAAGCGCTCGCCGACGCGAACCTGCTGGAACACATGTCCGAAGACCCGACCCGGTACGGCGTCTACCTCGGGTCGGGCGAAGGCAGCGAAGACTTCCCCGCGGTCATCGCCGGCTGCGCGGCGGCCGCGGACGCGACGGGGCTCAAGGTCGACGCGAAGACGTTCGTGCGCACCGCGATCGCCCTGCTCGATGGGGCCCACGAGGGCGAATCCGAGATGCACACCACGGCCGGGCGCCTGGCCGACGAGTTCAACCTCTGCGGGCCGAACTTCACTTGCCTCACCGCGTGCGCGGCCAGCGCCCAGGCCATCGGCGAGGCTACCGAGATGATCCGCTACGGCGACGCCGACGTGATCCTCTCCGGTGGCTCGCACAGCATGATCCACCCGTTCGGTGTTACCGGCTTTAACCTCCTGACCGCGCTCTCCACTCGCAACGCCTCTCCCCAGAAAGCCAGCCGTCCCTTCGACCTGACCCGCGACGGGTTCGTATTAGGTGAGGGGGCCGGGATGGTCGTGCTGGAAGAGTACGAACACGCGAAACGCCGCGGGGCACCGATCTATGCGGAACTGGCCGGCTACGGCACCACCGGCGACGCCTACCGGATGACCGACCCGCACCCGGAAGCCCGCGGCGCCGGCGCCTGCATGGCGAACGCCCTGATCGACGCCGGCCTCAAACCGGAAGACATCGGGTACGTCAACGCTCACGGAACCAGTACGCAGGCGAACGATGAGACGGAGACGGCCGGGATCAAAAAGGCGCTGGGCGCGTGGGCGTACAAAACTCCGGTTTCAAGCAGTAAGAGCATGCTCGGGCATTTGATAGCAGCTGGGGGCGCCGTCGAACTCATTATCTCGATTCTGGCTATGCGAAAGGGCGTCCTTCCGCCGACGATCAACTACGAGACGCCCGACCCGCTGTGCGACCTGGATTACGTGCCGAACGAAACGCGAGAAAAAGCCGGCGTCCGGCACGTGTTGAGCAACAGCTTCGGCTTCGGCGGCCAGAACATCACCCTGATCGCGAGCAAGATCTGAACGGGTAATGTCTGCGGCCGACGCCTAGTGATAACGATCCTTCGGATTTTGCGGGCGGACGGGGCTGGGGTGCCAGGGGGATGTAAGAAACCCGGCGCTTTCCCCCCACCGCGGGCGGCGGCGTGAGTCATTCTAAAGGTGCCTTCGACGTGCGGGAGGAGTTTCGTCGTGCCCGACTGGTTCTGGTGGACAATTATCACGGCGGTCGCGGTCGTTAAGTTGGCCGCCCTGGGCGTCATTTTGACGATCCAGCACTACCGCCGTTTGTACACGGACCAGATCGCCCGCATCTTCGAAGAGCGGCCGCTGTTCGTCATTCCCCGGGGGGCGCCGGTCGACGGGTCCGAAGAGGTCGGCTTCCCCACGTCCGATGGTCTGTTCCTGCGCGGCGTGTACCTCAAGACGGTGGCGCCGCGCAAGGGCGTCATCCTGTTCGGCCTGGAGTTCGGCTCGAACCGCTGGGCCGCGAGTCAATATTGCGGCCGCCTGGTTGAAGCCGGCTACGACGTGTTCGCGTTCGAGCCGCGGAACCAGGGCGAGAGTGAGAAAGACAAATCCTATTCGCCGCTCCAGTGGGTGACGGACAAGGATCTGGCGGACATGCGGGCGGCCGTCGCGTACCTCAAGGCCCGCCTCCGGGCCGAAGACGACGACGCGGCCGCGGACGGCATCGGGCTCTTCGGCATCAGCAAGGGCGCGAGCGTCGGCCTGCTGGTGGCGGCCGACGAGCCGTGGATCAAGTGCGTGGCGACCGACGGTGCCTACGCGACGTACACCACGATGGTTCCTTACATGCGCAAGTGGGTCGGGTTGTACAGCCCGGCCAAGCGTCTTCAGGAAATGATCCCGAACTGGTTCTATGGGGCGATCGGGACGGCCGCGATTCAAAAAGTCGCCGTCCGCCGAGCCGTCCAGTTCCTGAGTGTCGAGCGAGCCCTCAAAAGTGTCCGCCAACCACTCTTGATGATTCACGGTCAGGCGGACGCGTACATCAAGCCGGCGATGGCTCAGAAGCTTTTTGACCGGGCGGCGTCGCAGCGGAAGTGGCTGTGGGTTGTCCCCGGCGCCAAGCACAATCAGGCGCTCCACGTGGCTGGCAGCGAGTACACCGCCACCCTGACCCGGTTCTTTGATTCCCACATCGAAGGTGCGTCCGGCGACTCGGGTACGTTCCTATCCCCGATCGCCCCGGCCGCGGCCAAGCAAAAGCTCGTCGCCGGCGGTTCGTGAAAACGATCCGCGGCGGATTCGCACGGCGGAACCTCCGCGGGCATTGACCCGGCTTTGCGTGCGTAGTTAAATAGCCGAGATAAAGCCGCTTGCGCTTGAGGATGGGCGATGTGGCGTGTGATTTTGCGCATTTCGTACACAAGAGATCTCGGATCTGCGTTGCGCAACCATCACGTCGTTCCTCTGTTCAACGCCCTCGGTCTTCAACACACCGCGACCGGAACCTTCGAGTCGGCTCGCGTGGACCGGGCACAGGCGGCTGATATCCTATCACAAGTCTTACAAGTTCTTGCGGACCCCCAGCAGTACCCCGAGGTCGACCCGCAAGCAGCGTTGAAGCACCTTTGGGTGTACATCGACCACGCGGAATTGAAGGACGGGAGCGAGGAATAAACTTCGAAGGAGACAATCGTGCCTCGATTTGACATCACCAACGAAAGCACCGAAGATACACTCGACTCGACCCATGATCTTCAGGACGCCGTCCGGATGGCCCTGGAGGCGGCGAGAACAGGAACTGTCGGCGACCCGGTCAGTATCGAGCAAGACGGTAAATGTGTTAAACAATTTATCCTGTTAAAAGACGGGACGGTTCGGGAGCTGGAAATCACAGCCCCATTGCCCCCGGTCCTGAGCCTTCATCGCGCCTGAGTTCGTAGGCCGTCCTGTTGTTCCTTTCGGGTGTTCTGACGTCGCATCCCTCCCTCGCTACCTCCTGATTCGCGCCGCACGGGCGATCACGTGGCCGATCTACCGCCGGACCAAGGCATTCGCCCGGGCCTGCGCGAGCCCGGAAGCCGTCCAGACCGAACTCCTCTTCCGCATCCTCCGCCGGCAAGCCGCCACCGCCTTCGGCCGGGACCACCATTTCGCGAACGTTAACACGATCGCCGACTACCGGCGTAACGTGCCCGTGGCTCCTTACGAGTACGTCGAGCCGTACATCGAGCGGGTGAAGAAGGGCGAGACCGACGCCCTCATCGCCGACGACCGCGTACTCATGTTCGCGCTGACGAGCGGCACGACGGCGGCCCGCAAGCTGATCCCGGTCACCGGGCAGTACCTCACGGACTACAAGCGCGGCTGGAACTTGTGGGGTCTGCGGGCGTACCGCGACCACCGCCCGCGCGACCTCGCGTTCCGGCCGATCGTGCAGATGGTGGGCGACCCGGAGGAGTTCCGGACCGAGGCCGGCATCCCGTGCGGCAACCTGTCCGGGTTCACCGCGCGGGTGCAGAAGCGGATGATCCGCTGGATGTACGCCGTCCCGGCGGTCAGCGGGAAGATCAAAGACCCGCGCTCCCGCTATTACCTCGCCCTGCGGCTCAGCATCGGCCGGCCGTGCTCGCTCTTCACCGCCGCCAACCCGAGTACGCTGGTGATGCTCGGCCGGACGCTCGACCAGGAGAAGGAACGCCTCATTCGCGACCTCCGCGACGGCACGCTCGCGGCCGACCTCGACTTGCCCGCGGACATCCGGGCGGCCGTCGCCCCCCGCCTCAAACGCGATCCGGCGCGGGCCGCCCGCTTCGGCGCCATCGCGGAGAAGACCGGGCACCTGTTCCCAAAAGACGTGTGGCCGCCCGAAACGATCCTGCTCGGCACCTGGACCGGCGGCAGCATGGGCCCGTACCTCCGGCAATTGCCCGCGTATTACGGCAACCCCCTGATCCGCGACCTCGGCCTGCTGGCGAGCGAAGGCCGGATGACGATCCCGTTCGACGACGACACGCCGGCCGGGGCGCTCGACATCTGGTCGCACTATTACGAGTTCATCCCCGAGGGCGACGCCGGCTCGCAAACCCCGACCGTCCTCGGCGCCCACGAATTGGAAGACGGCAAGTCGTACTTCATCGTCCCGACGACCGGCGCGGGCCTGTACCGCTACCAGATCTCGGACCTCGTGCGGGTCCGCGGCTTCCTGGGTCGGACGCCGATGGTGGAGTTCCTGGGCAAGGGCCACCGCTTCGCCAACCTGACCGGCGAGAAGCTTTCCGAACACCAGGTCACGCAGGCGATCGAGACGACGACCCGCCGCACCGGCTTCGCGGTCGGCGCGTACAGCCTGGCCCCGGTGTGGGACGACGAGCGGCCGTATTACGGCCTGTTCGTCGAGGAACCCGACGCGAACGACCCCGCCACGCTCCACCGCTTCCTGTCCGAATACGACCGCGTGCTGGGCGAGTTGAACATCGAGTACGCCGCCAAGCGCGAGTCCGCCCGCCTCGGCCCGGTCCGCGCGTTCGCGATCCCGGCCGGCGCGTGGGCGCAATGGGACCGCGCCCGACTGACGAAGACCGGCGGCTCGCCCGAGCAATACAAGCACCCGTGCCTCATCGGCGACGTGGGGTTCAAGGAGACGATGCCGGCCGTACGGGAAGTCAAATAGCCGCGTGAGTCGGCTCCCCGTCGCCTCAAGCCGGAATGCTATCTATTGCCATCGTCTCGCGAAGGACCGAAAGTCCCTCCCAGGTGGCGGACGCCGCGGCACCCCGTTTTTACCAAACGAACCCAATTTGCGGCGACGTGCATGAACTTGCGGCTGTCGCCGGGCGGCCCGGAACCCGTTTTTACCAAACGAACCCATTTTCCCGTCTGACGACTGTCTGAGTCTAACCGCTCATGGTGGCACCCCGTTTTTACCAAACGAACCCATTTTCGGACCCGCCGCACTTCAAGCAGCGGCCCATGTCTGGGCTGCCGGATTCGGGCGTGTCCCGCGAGAAGAACCCGGTCCGCTGCCGACGAGGGCCGCGTTCATAGGCACAGGATAACCGTCTACTCGTCCACTCGACCAAGGATTAACGACGACACGGTTCGCGGCGTCGCACGTCCGTACCTATCGGGTGCAGCGGGGGTCATCGCTCGCCAAGTTCTTTGAGCTTTTCTTTGCCCATTTCATTGCCGGCGAGGGCGGCTTTCTGATACCACCCGGCGGCTTCCTTGACGTCTCGCTCGACGCCGATCCCGTTCTCGTAACAGATTCCCAAGTAAGTCATCGCCTCCGGCTCGTCCCGTGCGATGGCTTTGCGTAACCACATCACCGCTTCCTTCGGGTCGGCCGCCACCCCGACACCTTTCAAGTAGCATCCGCCCAGGTACGTCATGCCCAACGGTTCGTCCAGGGCAACGGCTTTGCGGAACCATTCTGCGGCCACCGTTCCGTCTTGCTCAACCCCAGCACCGTTCGCGTAGCAACACCCGAGGGCGCACATCGCATGCGCGTCATTCAAAACGGCCGCCTTGCGATACCAGTCGGCTGCCGCTTTGACATCTTTCTCGACACCAATTCCGTTGGCGAGGTGGTACCCGAGTGTCCTCATTCCCGTCGGTTCATTCGATGCGGCCGCCTTGCGAAACCAGGCCGTTGCTTGGGCGAGGTCTTTTTCAACCCCGTGACCGTTTGCGTAACAGCTTCCCAGAGCTGTTGCCACTAAGGGCTCGTTTTTCGCGGCCGCCTTGCGGAGCCACTCAACTCCTGTCTTTGCATCCCGATCCACCCCGATCCCTTTTACGTAACAGCAGCCCAAACAGGCCATCGCCCGCGGGTGACTCAGCCTGGCCGCTTTGCGGTACCAGTCGACAGCGACTTTCGCGTCGCGGCCGACGCCGGTCCCATCCATGTAGGCGTCACCCAAGAGCCGCATGGCTTCCGGTTCGTTCGAGGCGGCCGCTTTCTGGAACCATTCTGTCGCTACCTTGGAATCCCGGTCGACCCCGGTCCCTTCTTGATAGCAGACTCCCAGGTTGGTCATCGACAGGGGGACGCCGAGGGCCACCGACTTGCGATACCACTCCACAGCCAGTTTCGGGTTCCGCTCCACGCCGACCCCGTTGTGATAACAATACCCGAGTTCCCCCATCGCTCTTGGTTCATTTAGGTCCACCGCCCGACGCGTCCACTTCATAGCTAGTGCCACATCCCGCTCGATCCCTAGACCGTTTTGGTAGCAGGAGCCCAGGCGTCCCATCGCTTCCGCTTCATTCAATGCGGCGGCCTTCCGAAACCACGCGACCGCCACCTCAACGTCTCGTTCGACCCCTGTCCCTTCCTGGTAACAGATACCCAATTGGGTCATCGCGAGCGGTTCGTTCAGGTCCGCCGCCTTGCGGAACCACGTCACTCCTGTCTTGGGGTTCCGCTCCGCCCCACTCGTCAGGTGATAATACCTTCCCAGTAAGACCATCGCGTGGGCGTCATTCAAAGCGGCTCCCTTGAGGTACAATTCCACCGCCCTCGTTACATCTTTTTCTACCTCGACACCATCCGCGAAGCAGGCACCCAGATAGGCAAACGCGGTCGGCTCATTCAACGCCACCGCTTTCCGAAACCAGGATACAGCCTGACCAGCGTCTTTCTCGACCCCGTTACCTTTCGCGTAGCTGACGCCGAGGCGCGTCATTGCCGGGGGGTGATTGCGGGCGACGGCTTTACAGTACCAATCGGTAGCCACTTTGACGTCCTGCCCAACCCCGAGCCCCCCTTCGTAGCAGATGCCCAGGTTCGTCATGGCGACCGGCTCGTCGAGCGCGGCGGCCTTACGATACCACACGATCGCTTCCTTCTGGTCTTTTACCACCCCCGTCCCGTTCGCGTAACAAGCACCCAATTTCGCCATCGCCGTCGGCTCGTTCAGGTCGGCCGCCTTACGGCACCATTCCGCTGCGGTCTGGGGATCTTTGCCGACACCGACGCCATCCGAGTAACAAACCGACAGGTTGTACATGGCCACCGGCTCGTTCAACGCCGCCGCTTTGCGGAACCACTCCATTGCTGCTTCCCCGTCTCGCTCAACTCCTGCACTGTAATAAACGCCCAGCCGGATCATCGCTCCCGAATGTTTCAGGTCGGCTGCTTTCCGATACCAGGCAGCCGCTTCTTTCATGTCGCGGTCCACGCCGACACCCTCTTCAAAGCAGGCGCCCACACTGGTGATCGCTTCTGGCACATTCAGCGAAGCCGCTTTGCGGAGGTAGGCAAACGCCTGCGTTGCGTCCTGCGCGACACCGAAACCGTCCCGATAAGAAGCCCCAAGAAGGTAGATTCCCAAGGGCTCATTCATCGCGGCCGCTTTGCGATACCACTCTACTGCCAGTTTGCCGTCGCGTTCGACGCCGAGACCACTCGCATAACACGCTCCCAAACCGCTCATCGATCGCGGTTCATTGAGATCGGCCGCCTTGCGGAACCACGCGACGGCTTCCTTCCCGTTTACCTCCACCCCCGTACCGAGCCTATAACAACTGGCCAAGGCGTACATCGCCGCCGGATCGCCCACCGTGGCCGCTTTGCGATACCACGCGACCGCCGCCTTCGCATCCCGCTCCACACCACTCCCTGTTACGAGACGCTTCGCGAACAGACACATCCCAACTGTCGCGCTCCGGTCCGCCGCTTCTTTCCACGCCGCAATGCGTTTGGGAGCCGTCGCCTTCACGTACTCCGTGAGTGCCTCACTGCGGGGCCAGAGCGCGTCCAGTTCGCTCCAGTCGGCTCGCAGTCGCGCGTCCGTCCGGGTGATTAGCATCGGGGCCGCCCCGTTCCCCGCCGCCACCTTCGGGGCCGGCGTTTGCGTCCTGCCTGCCCCGAATAACCGGGCGGACGTCTTCGGAACCTCCCGGCGGACGTGGTCGGCCAGGGCGGTAAAGTCGACGGCGTCGTCCGGGTTCCGCGGGTCCGGGCTCAGGCCCGTCAGCAAAGTGTGGGCGAAGACCCCATGTGCCAAGCTCGCGTGCTCGTCGGCCCGTTCCCCCGGCCCGCACCCGAGCAGCGCGAAGACCCCGCGCGGCGGGGCCGCATCCCACACGTCGCCCGGCATGCGGCGCGTCGCGGGAGGGTCGGCCCGACGGCCGTCGGCGAGGAGTACTTTGCTGCCGGCCCCGCACCGGCTCAGCCGTTGGTAGATGTCGCCGAGCGACACCAGGGTCGTGGCCTGATCCGGGAGCGGTCGGGCGTCTCTCGGACAAAAGTAATAGTCCGGGTCGTTCTCGAATTGAACGCCGTGGCCGAAGACGGCCAGTACGACCAGTTCGTCCGGCTTGCGAGCGTCCAGAAGAGCGCCCAGTGCGGCGGCGATGCGAGCCCGTGTCGGGGCTTTGGCGGGGTCGCTTTTGCCGGTGACCGTTGTCAGGAGCGCAACCTCATACCCGACGCCGCGGAGGATACCCGCGAGTGCGATCGCGTCCGCCTCGGCGTACGCCAGCTTGCCCAACTTGGGGGAATCGTACTCGTCGACGCCGACGCACAGGGCGTACCGCTTGCCGCCGGCGGCCGCGAGCGACGCGGTCAGGAGGACGGCCAGAGTGGAGAGCAGGAATCGTGTCGGCATCGCGCAACCTCGCCGGGGCACGGGTGGGCGGAACGGGCGGCCGAATGTTACCGCGTAGGCCGGTCAGAAAGGAAGACCGATGTGGAGCGGAGATCGGGTGGGTGTCCTCCGTTGTGGGGGCACGTTTCTAACG from Fimbriiglobus ruber includes the following:
- a CDS encoding alpha/beta hydrolase, with amino-acid sequence MPDWFWWTIITAVAVVKLAALGVILTIQHYRRLYTDQIARIFEERPLFVIPRGAPVDGSEEVGFPTSDGLFLRGVYLKTVAPRKGVILFGLEFGSNRWAASQYCGRLVEAGYDVFAFEPRNQGESEKDKSYSPLQWVTDKDLADMRAAVAYLKARLRAEDDDAAADGIGLFGISKGASVGLLVAADEPWIKCVATDGAYATYTTMVPYMRKWVGLYSPAKRLQEMIPNWFYGAIGTAAIQKVAVRRAVQFLSVERALKSVRQPLLMIHGQADAYIKPAMAQKLFDRAASQRKWLWVVPGAKHNQALHVAGSEYTATLTRFFDSHIEGASGDSGTFLSPIAPAAAKQKLVAGGS
- a CDS encoding beta-ketoacyl-[acyl-carrier-protein] synthase family protein; protein product: MSNRKRVVITGMGMVTPIGHSVAETFANILEGRSGAGYTAQFDARTFPTKFSAEVKNFDLGKFIRDAGRFSKCGSNTKFGLAAAKEALADANLLEHMSEDPTRYGVYLGSGEGSEDFPAVIAGCAAAADATGLKVDAKTFVRTAIALLDGAHEGESEMHTTAGRLADEFNLCGPNFTCLTACAASAQAIGEATEMIRYGDADVILSGGSHSMIHPFGVTGFNLLTALSTRNASPQKASRPFDLTRDGFVLGEGAGMVVLEEYEHAKRRGAPIYAELAGYGTTGDAYRMTDPHPEARGAGACMANALIDAGLKPEDIGYVNAHGTSTQANDETETAGIKKALGAWAYKTPVSSSKSMLGHLIAAGGAVELIISILAMRKGVLPPTINYETPDPLCDLDYVPNETREKAGVRHVLSNSFGFGGQNITLIASKI
- a CDS encoding GH3 auxin-responsive promoter family protein — its product is MYRRTKAFARACASPEAVQTELLFRILRRQAATAFGRDHHFANVNTIADYRRNVPVAPYEYVEPYIERVKKGETDALIADDRVLMFALTSGTTAARKLIPVTGQYLTDYKRGWNLWGLRAYRDHRPRDLAFRPIVQMVGDPEEFRTEAGIPCGNLSGFTARVQKRMIRWMYAVPAVSGKIKDPRSRYYLALRLSIGRPCSLFTAANPSTLVMLGRTLDQEKERLIRDLRDGTLAADLDLPADIRAAVAPRLKRDPARAARFGAIAEKTGHLFPKDVWPPETILLGTWTGGSMGPYLRQLPAYYGNPLIRDLGLLASEGRMTIPFDDDTPAGALDIWSHYYEFIPEGDAGSQTPTVLGAHELEDGKSYFIVPTTGAGLYRYQISDLVRVRGFLGRTPMVEFLGKGHRFANLTGEKLSEHQVTQAIETTTRRTGFAVGAYSLAPVWDDERPYYGLFVEEPDANDPATLHRFLSEYDRVLGELNIEYAAKRESARLGPVRAFAIPAGAWAQWDRARLTKTGGSPEQYKHPCLIGDVGFKETMPAVREVK
- a CDS encoding caspase family protein — encoded protein: MPTRFLLSTLAVLLTASLAAAGGKRYALCVGVDEYDSPKLGKLAYAEADAIALAGILRGVGYEVALLTTVTGKSDPAKAPTRARIAAALGALLDARKPDELVVLAVFGHGVQFENDPDYYFCPRDARPLPDQATTLVSLGDIYQRLSRCGAGSKVLLADGRRADPPATRRMPGDVWDAAPPRGVFALLGCGPGERADEHASLAHGVFAHTLLTGLSPDPRNPDDAVDFTALADHVRREVPKTSARLFGAGRTQTPAPKVAAGNGAAPMLITRTDARLRADWSELDALWPRSEALTEYVKATAPKRIAAWKEAADRSATVGMCLFAKRLVTGSGVERDAKAAVAWYRKAATVGDPAAMYALASCYRLGTGVEVNGKEAVAWFRKAADLNEPRSMSGLGACYASGLGVERDGKLAVEWYRKAAAMNEPLGIYLLGASYRDGFGVAQDATQAFAYLRKAASLNVPEAITSVGACFEEGVGVDRDMKEAAAWYRKAADLKHSGAMIRLGVYYSAGVERDGEAAMEWFRKAAALNEPVAMYNLSVCYSDGVGVGKDPQTAAEWCRKAADLNEPTAMAKLGACYANGTGVVKDQKEAIVWYRKAAALDEPVAMTNLGICYEGGLGVGQDVKVATDWYCKAVARNHPPAMTRLGVSYAKGNGVEKDAGQAVSWFRKAVALNEPTAFAYLGACFADGVEVEKDVTRAVELYLKGAALNDAHAMVLLGRYYHLTSGAERNPKTGVTWFRKAADLNEPLAMTQLGICYQEGTGVERDVEVAVAWFRKAAALNEAEAMGRLGSCYQNGLGIERDVALAMKWTRRAVDLNEPRAMGELGYCYHNGVGVERNPKLAVEWYRKSVALGVPLSMTNLGVCYQEGTGVDRDSKVATEWFQKAAASNEPEAMRLLGDAYMDGTGVGRDAKVAVDWYRKAARLSHPRAMACLGCCYVKGIGVDRDAKTGVEWLRKAAAKNEPLVATALGSCYANGHGVEKDLAQATAWFRKAAASNEPTGMRTLGYHLANGIGVEKDVKAAADWYRKAAVLNDAHAMCALGCCYANGAGVEQDGTVAAEWFRKAVALDEPLGMTYLGGCYLKGVGVAADPKEAVMWLRKAIARDEPEAMTYLGICYENGIGVERDVKEAAGWYQKAALAGNEMGKEKLKELGER